Proteins encoded by one window of Candidatus Brocadia sp.:
- a CDS encoding adenosine monophosphate-protein transferase, protein MEIKSVTIEIPESSNIIIGHTHFIKTAEDLYEVMVNSVPGIKFGIAFCEASGPCLIRAEGNDNSLKEIAIQNARNIAAGHTFVILMKDAFPVNVLNAMKACPEVCSIFCATANPVQVIVAETEQGRGILGVIDGYSPKGVEDEKDIQNRKQFLRKIGYKL, encoded by the coding sequence ATGGAAATTAAGTCGGTTACCATAGAGATCCCTGAGAGTTCCAATATAATTATTGGGCACACCCATTTTATTAAAACGGCGGAAGACTTATATGAGGTCATGGTAAATTCCGTCCCCGGCATTAAGTTTGGTATCGCCTTCTGTGAGGCCTCTGGCCCTTGCCTCATCAGGGCAGAAGGAAATGACAACTCTCTCAAAGAGATTGCGATTCAAAATGCCCGAAATATTGCTGCTGGCCATACATTTGTCATCCTCATGAAAGATGCATTTCCGGTAAATGTGTTGAACGCTATGAAGGCATGTCCTGAGGTATGTTCCATCTTTTGCGCCACTGCCAATCCTGTGCAGGTTATTGTGGCTGAAACCGAACAAGGCAGGGGCATACTGGGTGTCATTGATGGTTATAGTCCTAAGGGCGTTGAGGATGAAAAAGACATCCAAAACCGCAAGCAATTCCTTCGTAAAATCGGCTATAAACTCTAG
- a CDS encoding EamA/RhaT family transporter, which produces MNWFFLSLLCAFFAASADAFSKKSLLASNEYLIAWVRVGFATPFLLLLLPFIKIPKLDIQFFLTILILLPLETVALILYMKAIKISPLSITLPFLALSPIFMIFTSNLILGERLDEFGIMGIVLTAIGAYLLNVKTTRKGILEPFKAIGRERGSLYMVIVAFIYSITSNLGKMAILHSSPLFFTATYLPILAAILFPVLIWKNHGKIKKLFSHSTLFSLIGLAIAFATITHFLAVNIAEVPYVISVKRMSLIFGIMYGAVWFKETNIRERLMGGIVMIIGVVIITLF; this is translated from the coding sequence TTGAATTGGTTCTTCCTTTCTCTGCTTTGTGCCTTTTTTGCGGCATCGGCTGATGCCTTCAGTAAAAAGTCACTTCTTGCGAGTAACGAATACCTCATTGCCTGGGTGCGTGTTGGATTTGCCACGCCTTTTTTACTCTTACTTTTACCATTCATAAAGATACCGAAGTTAGACATCCAGTTTTTTCTAACGATACTCATTTTGCTTCCATTGGAAACCGTGGCACTTATATTATACATGAAGGCGATCAAGATATCGCCTTTATCCATCACTTTACCATTTCTGGCATTAAGCCCCATTTTTATGATCTTTACTTCAAATCTGATACTTGGAGAAAGGCTGGATGAATTTGGAATCATGGGTATTGTTCTTACTGCCATTGGGGCCTATCTGCTGAATGTGAAGACAACCAGAAAAGGCATATTGGAACCCTTTAAAGCCATAGGACGGGAACGTGGCTCACTGTATATGGTTATTGTTGCCTTTATATACAGTATTACTTCTAACCTGGGGAAAATGGCGATACTACACTCCAGCCCTTTATTCTTTACGGCAACGTACCTCCCCATCCTTGCTGCAATCCTTTTTCCTGTTCTTATATGGAAGAATCATGGTAAAATAAAAAAATTATTTTCTCATAGTACCCTATTTAGCCTGATTGGGTTAGCCATCGCCTTTGCCACCATTACCCATTTTTTGGCGGTAAATATCGCAGAAGTGCCCTATGTCATTTCGGTAAAACGAATGAGCCTCATCTTTGGTATCATGTATGGTGCTGTTTGGTTTAAAGAAACGAATATCAGGGAGCGACTTATGGGTGGTATTGTTATGATTATTGGGGTAGTTATTATTACCTTATTTTAA
- the ftcD gene encoding glutamate formimidoyltransferase — protein MNKIIECVPNFSEGRDSQKIARIVGEIEKVNGVKLLNVESDADYNRTVVTFAGKPEAIKDAAFYAIEMAAEVIDMSQQKGAHPRIGATDVCPFVPIANVTMDECVQIARALGKEVGEWLGIPVYLYGEAAVIPERHLLPDIRKGEYENLSEKLKEEKWRPDYGPAEFNENVRRAGATVIGAREFLIAYNVNLDTQDIQVANRISGIVRASGIVKINEKGERVRIPGLLKFVQAMGVYLKEHNFTQVSMNLQNYKVTPPHVAFEEVKKQAGLLGVRVTGSEVVGLIPKEALLAAGRFYSKEPSEERLIAVAIERLGLSQLNKFIPEKKVIEYMLGLD, from the coding sequence ATGAACAAAATTATTGAATGTGTCCCAAACTTCAGCGAAGGCCGGGATTCCCAAAAAATAGCCAGGATTGTCGGTGAAATTGAAAAGGTCAATGGCGTTAAATTGCTGAATGTAGAATCGGACGCAGACTATAATCGCACTGTCGTTACCTTTGCAGGCAAACCAGAGGCAATTAAGGATGCAGCCTTTTATGCCATCGAGATGGCTGCGGAGGTTATCGATATGTCACAGCAAAAGGGTGCCCATCCCCGCATCGGTGCTACTGACGTCTGTCCGTTTGTTCCCATAGCTAATGTTACGATGGACGAGTGTGTTCAGATTGCACGGGCGCTGGGAAAGGAGGTAGGGGAGTGGCTTGGTATTCCTGTTTATCTGTACGGAGAGGCAGCAGTTATACCGGAACGGCACTTACTTCCTGATATCAGAAAAGGGGAGTATGAAAATTTATCGGAAAAATTAAAAGAAGAAAAGTGGCGACCCGATTACGGGCCTGCGGAATTTAATGAAAACGTAAGGAGGGCGGGGGCCACGGTAATTGGTGCACGTGAATTCCTGATTGCATACAATGTGAATCTGGATACACAGGATATCCAGGTAGCTAACAGGATCTCAGGGATTGTAAGGGCTTCCGGGATTGTCAAGATCAACGAAAAGGGCGAAAGGGTGCGCATCCCCGGGCTGCTAAAATTCGTACAGGCCATGGGTGTGTATCTGAAAGAACATAACTTTACCCAGGTTTCCATGAACCTGCAGAATTATAAGGTGACCCCACCACATGTGGCCTTTGAAGAGGTCAAGAAACAAGCCGGTCTATTAGGCGTACGTGTTACTGGGAGCGAGGTAGTAGGTCTTATTCCCAAGGAGGCATTGCTTGCAGCCGGTCGTTTTTATTCAAAGGAGCCGTCAGAAGAGAGGCTTATTGCTGTGGCTATTGAAAGGTTGGGCCTGAGTCAGTTGAACAAATTTATACCGGAGAAGAAGGTGATTGAGTATATGTTGGGGCTGGATTAA